From Triticum aestivum cultivar Chinese Spring chromosome 4A, IWGSC CS RefSeq v2.1, whole genome shotgun sequence, a single genomic window includes:
- the LOC123085976 gene encoding uncharacterized protein, protein MSMAEEQYYGGPRGAPHGLLLAVVAGLVVAGPLFLGDGGEAVTDAIAELLSPVGLLLLPVGLLLLIRLLSSDRGAAAFADVFAFGGSPDAVHRVGGSPIGVALMLLLILALLYYRSALFGGGGDDDE, encoded by the coding sequence ATGTCAATGGCGGAGGAGCAGTACTACGGGGGCCCGCGCGGGGCGCCGCACGGGCTGCTGCTGGCGGTGGTGGCGGGGCTGGTGGTGGCGGGCCCGCTCTTCctgggcgacggcggcgaggcggtcACCGACGCCATCGCCGAGCTGCTCAGCCCCGTGGGCCTGCTCCTCCTCCCcgtgggcctcctcctcctcatccgccttctCTCCTCCGACCGCGGCGCCGCGGCGTTCGCCGACGTGTTCGCCTTCGGCGGCTCGCCCGACGCCGTGCACCGCGTCGGGGGCTCCCCCATCGGCGTGGCGCTCATGCTGCTTCTCATCCTCGCCCTCCTCTACTACCGCTCCGCGCTcttcggcggcggcggagacgacgACGAGTAG